A section of the Oryza sativa Japonica Group chromosome 1, ASM3414082v1 genome encodes:
- the LOC4327585 gene encoding protein NUCLEAR FUSION DEFECTIVE 4, with product MSSPSSAHWLSLVGSIWLQTINGPNSDFPVYSSQLKELKSISQVQLNFLAFASDAGKLFGWFSGVAALYLPLWVVAFVGAAFGLVGYGIQYMFLDSSGLRYWHLFLLTALAGNGICWINTVSYLLCINNFASNSRVAVSLATSYLGLSAKVYTSLAETFPGLANSKTKTYLLLNAVVPLFVTVMVAPSLRVFDLKSAAASSDAAFLVMFAITLATGACAVVGSIGSTANGLSSKEHMISLGVLLATPILIPVGLKIRETLTKIRETQRENRIHDLGTDESESVESVVVIDVAADANAEVAKEEDAVVKKPQEEVGGLRLLKSPDFWLYFFSYMFSGTLGLVFLNNLGQIAESRGIGQTSTLVSLSSSFGFFGRLLPAFMDYYSAKSGYSISRTGSMASLMAPMAGAFFLLLNQRDFFLYLATAVIGTCTGAITSVAVSATRELFGTKNFGVNHNVVVANIPVGSLCFGYFAAFLYQREAGARGTLTCSGAGCYRETFAIWGTTCAVGTLLCAALYARSRNFAGRLPVRIPSCLARLANLV from the exons ATGTCTTCCCCTTCCTCGGCCCATTGGCTGAGCTTGGTAGGAAGTATCTGGCTCCAGACCATCAACGGCCCCAACTCCGACTTCCCGGTGTACTCGTCGCAGCTCAAGGAGCTCAAGAGCATCAGCCAGGTGCAGCTCAACTTCCTCGCCTTCGCGTCCGACGCGGGCAAGCTCTTCGGATGGTTCTCCGGGGTGGCGGCGCTGTACCTGCCACTTTGGGTCGTCGCGTTCGTCGGCGCCGCGTTCGGGCTCGTCGGCTATGGCATCCAGTACATGTTCTTGGACAGCTCCGGCCTCCGGTACTGGCATCTCTTCCTGCTCACCGCGCTGGCCGGGAATGGCATCTGCTGGATCAACACCGTCTCCTACCTCCTCTGCATCAACAACTTCGCGTCGAACAGCCGCGTCGCGGTGAGCCTCGCCACCAGCTACCTCGGCCTCAGCGCCAAGGTGTACACCAGCCTGGCCGAGACGTTCCCGGGGCTGGCCAACTCCAAGACGAAGACGTACCTCCTCCTCAATGCCGTCGTGCCGCTGTTCGTCACCGTCATGGTGGCGCCGTCCCTCAGGGTGTTCGACCTcaagagcgcggcggcgagctcggacgCGGCATTCCTCGTCATGTTCGCGATCACGCTCGCCACGGGCGCCTGCGCGGTGGTCGGCAGCATCGGCTCGACGGCGAACGGGCTGTCCTCCAAGGAGCACATGATCAGCCTCGGCGTGCTGCTGGCCACCCCGATCCTCATCCCGGTGGGGCTCAAGATCCGCGAGACCCTGACCAAGATACGGGAGACGCAGCGGGAGAACAGGATCCATGACCTCGGCACCGACGAGTCGGAGTCCGTGGAGagcgtcgtcgtcatcgacgtcgccgccgacgcaaACGCCGAGGTTGCcaaggaggaggacgccgtGGTGAAGAAGCCCCAAGAGGAGGTCGGCGGCCTCCGGCTGCTGAAAAGCCCGGACTTCTGGCTCTATTTTTTCAGCTACATGTTCAGTGGCACCCTCGGCTTGGTCTTCCTCAACAACCTCGGTCAGATCGCCGAGTCGCGAGGAATCGGGCAGACTTCCACTCTGGTCTCGCTCTCGTCTTCGTTTGGATTCTTCGGCCGTCTTCTCCCGGCGTTCATGGACTACTACTCCGCGAA AAGTGGCTACTCCATATCGAGGACGGGGTCCATGGCGTCGCTGATGGCGCCCATGGCGGGGGCCTTCTTCCTGCTGCTCAACCAGCGGGACTTCTTTCTGTACCTGGCCACGGCGGTGATCGGGACGTGCACGGGCGCCATCACGTCGGTGGCGGTGTCGGCGACGCGCGAGCTGTTCGGCACCAAGAACTTCGGCGTCAACCACAACGTCGTGGTGGCCAACATCCCCGTCGGCTCCCTGTGCTTCGGCTACTTCGCCGCGTTCCTCTACCAGCGGGAGGCCGGCGCCCGCGGCACGCTCACCTGCTCCGGCGCCGGCTGCTACCGCGAGACGTTCGCCATCTGGGGCACGACGTGCGCCGTCGGGACGCTGCTCTGCGCCGCGCTCTACGCGCGGTCCCGCAATTTTGCCGGGAGGCTACCTGTAAGGATACCGTCCTGCCTCGCCCGCTTAGCTAACCTTGTGTAG